The sequence CTGCACAAGAAGAAGTAGTATctcatacaaaatatttaaaacccaAGACTCGAAATTATTAATTGCAGAGAAAGTGTCCAATTTGTTTGGATAATTTCCTTTTCTGCTCCCTTGGGCCATAAGTTGAGTGTCACTATCATAATAGGATTCTTGAGAATATTCTTCTTCAATTGTGGAAGCATCATCCACTATGATTGGCTCTAGGAGATGAGCATGAACCCCAAAATTTAGAACTAAATCAAATGCTTGAACCCTGCAAGCTGTTTTAGAAGAACTAAGCATCTCCTGAAAGATGTATTTGAAAATCCAGTAAGTAACAACtaacattaaaaacatttaaaaatattgtcatAATGATAATAGGAAACAAGTACTTTGTTGATTCATCACCTCTAGCAAAGAAAGCGTGAGTGGAGTAGCAATCTGATAATCCAAAATATACCTACAAAACGGTATCTTTTTATGGCCATAATACATGATCAACTCAGAACAGCCCACCCACTATCAAAATCTAAACAATAATCCCATACCAACTGTATCCCTATAACcaagaatggaagaagagaaGTGTTGGCAACACACTCTCTCTTATTAgttaaaatgtattgaaaactacaaaatcaaGAGAGTCATAAAATACTATGTGGGAGTGGGACCCACTAAATTTTgtgatttccaataaatttcaaccagtGATAGATGGTGTGTTCAAAAGAGTGTGTTAGAGAGTGTGACCctagaatgaattaaaatataaacagaCAATAAGTGCATTGAAACATACGTGTCAATAACAAGTTTAATAAGGATGCTAACAGCCACATCCATTGATGGTTTTCCACTGTTATTTCTTAGCCTAGTTGACATCATCATAACATTGGTATTTGGGGAAGGCTCTGAGCAAACAGCAGCAAAGACTTCACATACCTCAGCAGGATTCAATCGCAAAGGTTGTTGCTCACTGGTCAACATAAAATTATCTTTAGTGAAAGatatataaaaagagaataaatcaactaaaaataatcaacatatcaccaaaaattgtaaattttttcaaTGAAAACACAAGCAATATGCAATTTTCTATTCaagaaacataattatatattattttttataaaaataattaataatttgtgaAAGTAAGAAATTAATGAAAACAGCTATCAAGAATTAGAAAGGAAGAGTAGGAGAAGGAGGCAAGGGAAGGaagaagatgttttttttttataagctaagTTTTTATAAATCAGAAAGgttaaattgattaataacctaATATGTATGTTAAATATGGCCACACACTTTCATCATCTTGAGCGGGTTGATCATTGATTGGGATTGGGGAAATTTTGGATCAAACCCTATTGACAATTCTCGGGTCAGGTTTCTAGGTGCTAGCTTGACCTAACCCAATTGTAGTTGGATCAGGTTGGCTCATCAAGTTTATTATCATAAtgggaaaaatacaaaaattataaaaattgaaagaaaattgtTATCCTGTCTCAAAAACCAGAATTATTCTATGAAGCACATCCACTCAAGCATGCTGAATTTTTTCACTCAAACAGCAGAAATCCCAATAAGCTACTATCCCAAACATGCTCTATATCAcattaaatttctattttattttttatactaagtGTTATATTaagtgtttctttatttttttcatataatcaGGTCGGGTCAAGTATAGGAATTGTTAAAGCCAAGACCCAACCTAACTCAATCAGCTTAATACAAATTCAACCCGATCAAACCCGTGAATCCAACCCAACCTTTTATTTTGTTGGGTTGGTCAGGTTGGGTATATCCATGATCACCCCTATGACTTGAGTAGATTCCACGACTTCCTCTggaaaataattacaaatatagaGCACTGATTTTAGCAATCAAGTGATAAGGAAATATAAGCAAAGAGGAGAGATTTAAACACTCCTTGTTTGAATATACATAAATTAGAAAGACAATTTAAGATGAAAAGCATATACCATaatcaaagattaaaaaagagcattgcaaataaataaaatatgaaccaTGTATTCCAGAGCAAATAGCATTATATTGAGAATCTCTTTACATAACCTAAAAAGCTTTTCAGGATTGCAGATTTTTcaatagaaatatatatatatatatatatatatatatatattttattgtagttAGCTCtaattgaagaaagaaaaatattctgAATCTGAACAGGAGAACAACGTTACAGGCTTACAGCAATTAGACTTGTCGCTAACGCCATACTCAACTAAAGAGCTGTGTTATATCATTATGACATCCATTATGAGATGGAGggaatatatacaaaaatacttaaaaaattatttttaaagaattttctaTCTGTACCTGTAATATCGATACTGAAAGAGTTGTCGAGCTCGAGGACGGAATGTACTCACAGGAGAATCCTCCCTATAGGAATCACTATGTTCAGATTAGCAAattacatcatcaaaatcatttaGCAAGTCAAAAGTAGTGGAGAAAAAAAACAGACATTACAATTTGCCTTTTGTCTAAGTAAAAAGAGAATGTTATATTGTTGCAAAGCAATTCAATTACTTGTTATATAAGTAGCATTTTAATTCATATAACATTTAAGGTTTtgtgtatatttatatttatggtgAACAAAGTCACTGCCAAACAAAACTTTAAATTACTGCATGGCCCTCAAACGGTCAAACCTATCCATAGAAATCATATTAGAGATCAATACTCCtatatttatactaatattcTAGATGAAATACTAGAGTGGTACAACTAGAGCAAACCCAAACGGTAACACTTCTAACATAAATATGTCTTGCAGGTAAGGAATTTCCTAGCATACAACTAATGCAACAAGGCCTAAACTACtccaaaaatcaaattcattaaaacagagatgaaacaacaaaaaatgagaataaaaaatatctgaGCAGAAAGTTATCTGATAGAAGAACATGCCAAACTTGACGAGGGCCTGCTTTTGTGCGTTTAGATGCTGTTATTGCTCTCAGGTGGGGACAAGCAGATGCAGAATTAGTAAATGATGTTACTGGAGAAGCCTGCAATAGTTGATCCAGATAAGGCATGTCATCAGTCCCAAAATATTTCCATGGTTGCCCCTTCATCTTAGCTCCAATGTCTCCTTCAAGTAGAGCTGCAGCACCAACTTCTAAGAAATTATATGCTCTCATGCCTTGTGAATTTACAGCATGATCActgtattaaaatatatttgaaaaaacaataaatttctgAAGCAATTTAAGAAgggataaattaaaaagaataacagAAATATAAACAACAGTGGCCATTAACACAACACCTAGACCTATAGATCAaaaccaaatataaaatattaattacctgTCAGCTTTCATTGATGATGACTGCTGTTTCTCAAGCCAACGCCATTGTAGAATATCATGAGCAATGAACCCAAGTTGgtctttttcatcaattttttcaatttttgataACTTAGAAATAGATGAAGTGACTGGATCCTTCTCCACTGATTCTGTGACACTTGCTGGACATAGTTGGGAATTGAAGGATTTACTCAACAATGATGACAATGTTGGCAGTGATTGTCCCAACGCAGAAGGTGGTCCGGCAAATGAAGCTGGTTGGAAATGCCGCTTCGGAATGTGTTGAGCCACAAGGGAACGCACATAACTCAGTGATTTCAGGATTGCCTCAGAGGTAAAACTAGATACAGGCAAAGGAGAtgtatttgtggatattgctaAAGCACCAGTTTGGTGATTCAAAGATCTTGACCATGGTCGATTCAGATTAATATCACATTCAGCAATAATGGTTGAACAAAAATGATCTATCTGAAGTAAAGTCTCCTCACTTGGTTTATATCTGTATAAATTAACTAGTTGAGAACTCTTAAGTCTTAATAGCATAAGTAGCAAGTAACAAATGTTGCTTTCTTGTGTAACACTGTAACACAAATCTAAAGAAAATGCATTCAAGTTATCAATTAAAGAGTGTCTAACTAAATGACAATTTGCACTGCATCTAAAGGATTACCAACCCCCTCCCCACAAAACAAACAGAGGGAAGAAAGAGAGAATCAAAGTCAAGATAGATTAGGCTATTTACAAAATCGCAATCCATATTCCATGACCATGACCTGTTCAGCTTGTTATCTAGggatcctatttttttttatccatttaaTGATTCCAAGGTAGGGGTGAGGGAGGGTAAGATAAATGAAGTTTTTAATTGAAGGAAAAAGAGTACTCACCCCCTCTCCCTAAACTTTATTCCTTTTGCAAATAGACACCCTAAACTTTACCTCTTCTACAAACAAATACCATGTACTTTAATTTCGttccaaattaatatttaaactttGCATTTTTTGCAAATAGACACTTTGAACATTATGATCATTCCAATTGATCCTTAAACTCTAGCCTTTTTACAAAATAGTTCTTCCTATCATGTTAGAGTTAAATTACTAACGAAAAAGAAATATCAATAGTTTACTTATCTTAAATGTCAATCAttcattaatcttttttttgttacattccATTTTTCCAtatattaaaatagaataaaaatattaattttaaaaaatatccttttgatttttaaagttTGGAAAAgtgatttatgaaaataaaactaataaattattgaaatttgaaataaataccAGTTGAAACTTCTTCTCTGTTAGTAATTTAACCCATATTTAatataagtttatttcaaagggataaattttaaggattaactgagatgaaattaaaatttaggtgTCTATATGCAAAAGAGGTAAAGTTTTAGGATCCATTGGtacaaaattaatgtttaaaatgtGTGTttacaaagagagaaaagtttaaGGATTCATTGGGATGAAATTAATgttttaagatatttatttgCAAAGAGAGTAAAGTGGATCAATTGAGGCAAAGCTAAAGTTTAGGGTGTCCATTTGCAAAAGAGGTAATGCTTAGGGAAGTTGCatactcttttccttttattgaaATAAGCCAACATTGTATTGACAAGCAGTTTCAAGAAATTAGGATGACAGAATCTCAGATACTATTATGATAGAACAGAATACCCACTCATTCAAATACATACCTTAGAAGATAGCGTTTGAAAAGTGTCACACACCTTGAGACTACTGCAGGACTGgtgaaaatagttttaaatgttAGCAGCAGAAAATTGAAACTCAAAGTGAATTACATAATACTAAACAGAACAagttataaagaaaaagaaaaagaaataattgtCAATGTAAATCTAAATTGCAAGAAACAACATGGTTGTGTGATAAGTCTAAAATATAGAAGACCATCCATGTGAACAAAATTACGCATCATACGAACAATGGCTTGATGCAGTCTGGACAATGTCATCACTAccttttatcaaaaaaaaaaaagtgacaacTGATAATTACCTTCGCTCCCTCTCTGCAATAGTATGTCCCAAAATTGCATTGTAAGCCAAGTCTCTGGTTGCAGGGTCTGCCAGATAGTCCTGCAATAATACATTTTAGAGTAGTCACCAAATTAGTGTGAAGAAAGTACAATTAACTTAATGAAACATGAAACAATTGAAAATACGAGAAACGGTGTATGCATTAAAACATGAAATAGCCATGTACAAAATACTCGCAAAGACTCATTGCTAACACAAAAATATTTGTCGCATACAATACATGTCATCATTCTATTTCTCAGTACTAGTGGTACTATCTTAAACTTCacgaaactaaaaaaaaggaaatgacATTTGCATACAATATATGTCATCATTCTCAAAGACTCAATGCATGGCCATTAAACCTCAGTAGAGAAAAACGATTATACACTTTACACGGTCATCTAATCACAACCCATCATATATggtaagtttgttgacttttatgatttatgtatggtaagtttgttgacttttatgataattattttaaaagtcatattaacGATAAAGTATTTTACACTATAAGTACATGACCACCAAACTCATAAAGTAATACTATAGTCTCCATCGAATCGTCCTACTatcattattaaatgaaaaactaaATGCATAtgtcttgaaaatataaaaatacatctaatatttgtcatcataaaaagaaAGTAGGAATATTATTAAGAGATTTTAGAATTATATTCTACAATAAATTACAAATCATATTCCAAAAAATCATGACTAATAGAGAAATTAGCTCAAATTTTCAGGAAATTAAAAAACCACACTAAGAACCGTTCAGAAATTAAAGTAGAAAAACAAGTATCGAGAGTTGAGACAAGTTCCAGATCAGAACATTGAACGAGTAAAAATAACCGATAGCGTTTTACACTGAAATTGTCATCTCTGACTCTGGTGTAGCTGAGCAAACGTAATAGGAATTGCAGGTAAAagcagagagaaaaagaagaatgaagGCCTAACCCGAAGGGTTCTGGAAGGTTCGAGGGCGGAGGTGAGGGGAGAGGAGAGGCAATCAGCGACGGCGCGACGAAGAGGCTCcggaagcttcttgaggaaggaAGATCTCAACCTGGATATGGCGGGAAGTTGCATCAGAGAGAGACTGAAGGTGGTTGAAGAAATGGACATTCTATTCGATGATTCCATTGGAATTTTCTCCAACACTTAACAGTTAGTTAGTTATTCGCTGGAATTGGAGTTGTTTGTGTGCGTGGGGATTTGAATTTGAAGCATGAGACGAGATTTATAATGGAAATGGAATTTGGGGAACTAGAAAAGCAGAGGAGTCTCTCAATCACTCTCTTGTCTCTGTAGAGATAGTGAGAGGGAGACTGAGGTGGTGTGCTGCCAAGGTTGACTAGGGGAATAGAAGTTCTGTTAAAGAACGCCTATTTTCAGCAGCATATGCCTCCTTCTACGCTCCCTTTAGACATGGAGAAAAATTATACTAGTACAAATAAACAAGTACTCTTTAGTGTCTGAAATTCGGAAGCATATTTAATGagggtttttgttttttttacttgtgttgagagtgagaaaaatatatattaatcattatattttattataaatatttaatattggaATAATTAAgtcatgtgatttttttataatgtgttTCTTAAGATACTTACTATATATGTCATCCTTTTTTTGTCAGCATATATGTATGCCTCCCTTTAATATTAGGATATACgtgtttattttatacataagtgaaatttataataaataaatattttaattatataaattatattatacttaaaatttgtaataaataactaTTGTTAACATTTaagttatattataattaaaatttgtaataaataagtatttctaacatataaattatattttaaatttataataaacaatttacattataatataattttttatctattgataaaaaattaaagatattaaaattcaatttagaaataaaaaaatgaaaacgatAGGctgaagaaataaaatattgcagtaaaaaatatattaaaaatctctAAAATCACtcttaatgaagaaaaaaaacttttaaaaaatattatccttATGGAATTAATTGAACACAAACCATGCAATAAGATCCTCTGTAATTTTTTGACCGAACAATAACTTCATTAAGATCTTTTTCTTAACAATTCGATGACATGTTGTGTTATTGTGAATGGTACTAACATGATTTCATGAGACATGTTTTACTTGAAAAACATGAGTGAGTTAAACAACCTAATGTTGTGagaataaaacatattaaaaaaagaattattgatTTGTAGGGATATATGTGGATATTGAGAGtggttaaatattataatatatcataggatttaaaaaaatctcatctttaaaattaattgtcacaaattaTATTTGACAAGATCGACTGTGaatatggaaaaaaatatttccttatTTTCCATAATCGTATCTTTAAAAGAAACACAATGTTATTTTTCACTAATATTCAATGGTTCATTAACAAAGTTATCATTACTTTGAGAGATATTATATACATACAACACTTTatacatcatttttttatgttcatttCTCTCCATCATTATGACATATAATAAATGATAgtgttaattaagtttttatccCCTCAATTTTTCATATTCCAATTTtgagtcttttaatttttatttgacaattgataattcttcattaatttttggttaatatttttagaccctctaattttttttgtccaatTTCAGtcctttacttatttttattgttactcaaaattagttgttgttttgtccattttttgtctcttgtttattttatatttggaactaattttgaacaataaaattaaataaggcATTGAAAATAGGAAAAATTAGAGGGGCTAAAagtgattaataaaaaaaataatagaagattaaaagttatacaaaaattgaaggactaaaaattgAAAGCTAAAAAACTTAAAGGaccaaaaacttatttaacctAAAATGATATGTATGAGAGAGATGGAGACACacaaaaaatgttattgtaCAACTGGTTACATGAATcgttaaacaaataataattttcttattcaaAGTGCCTTAGAGAAAACAAGATCTTGAACCATGCTTTATTTAACCAGTGACGGATTCATGGGGACAAATAGGGGTTATGCTCAGGTCCTCAAGGCTCCTTGTAtatttgagaagaaaataaagaattaataaataaaaataaaaagggtgtTGAATTGATATTTGCTTGATTTATTTATAGTAATGAATTTTATGTAtagttttaataataaatattttttttaaaagtcataatttattaaataattattcgttaaaaattaaatattttaaataattgtgtaaaCTATTTTTGCCTCCCTTTATACATCTAGGGATGTGTccctatatttaattattttacaacaaaacatttacagagtttaatttttatacataattaatgtaattattttatactattagtaagtataaataaacttaataaatagtcattttcgtcCTTAAATGTATAAAGAGTTGATAAATTCATtccttaaagataaaatttcaaatggtccttaaaagtaaaaaaaaaaagtgtgacaaattcaTCTATTTGTTAACTTTTCTTCATTAACATTCATGAAAAAGTTTATGTTATATAAAGGAACGAAAATGTCACAAAAATAATTGTCAACATGACTGCTGAATATATTGAACCAAAATGTTAGTaagttttcatttaattaatttgtcagatctcaaatttcatttcatttaaagacaaaatataatttaatcttcatttcctccctttcttttattactgcaagaataatattataataaacacttaaaaaataagGAAGCAAACATAACTtctaataaacataataataaacataatttatttattgttatgaaATTTCTATTGTGACATTGTAATGATAAATTCAAGTTAGGTCTCATTTTTTTGTAAGGATTAACtaaaatcatattatattttatccttaaatgaaacaaaatttgtgATATGATAAATTAGTCTAATGaaaacttaataatattttgatcatttaagaatcatgttgacaattaattttgtgacATTTTATTCCCTTTGTGTCATGTAAACTCTTTCATTAACAATAACAGATgaaaattaacatataaatgaattttttgtattttttaacttttaagaatgaattTGTCAATGAATTACACAttcaaagatgaaaataattatttaccttaatcttaaatataatttttaaagtaattattaaagttaaaaaagtaaaaattcaataatcttaatttatgattagatgatGGTATATTTTTCACGCTATCAATAtgctttatttaaattaaaaaaacaaaactaaactcttaaaatataaattataattttctttttaaaaaatataaattagaattgAAATCGAGATAAATTGCAAgtataaacatatatttaaattattttttgtttactaaacatatatttaaacttaaaagttaaaaaattaaaatgtctcgcactagtttttttttccccatttatattaaaaaaaactttttttttcttataaccaatatgtaatttttttatcgggtgaaaagaaaaatggaaattCTACTCGAGGGGATAGTTCAGTTTCAGTATTTAGGGGTTAATATAACACTGAGATGTTAATGCTATCCGCTGGAAAGCATGGCCACGGCAAAAGGACACGTGTGAACAAAACAGCAAAACAGTGAAACCTGAGAATCTGAACTGAGAAGAAGCCATGGCAGTGAGAATAAACAGCTCCATTCAAAACACCCTCTGTCTCCTCAACCCTCCTCTGTTTTCCCTCCGTTACAGAGCTTCTTCCCTGAAGTTGAAACCCCAATTGCATTTTCGTCAAAACCCCTCTCGAGGAGCTTTATTCTGCACATGCGCCACCACCGATATCACTCCCCAAAGTACCGAACACTTTGTCCTCACTACCCCTCTCTACTACGTCAATGCTCCTCCCCACATGGGTAGCGCTTACACCACCATCGCTGCCGATGCCATTGCTCGCTTCCAGGTTCAATTCTCTATCTCTACCCTCattgattttagtttaaattatgtAACTTTGGTCCAATTCCAGAAATGGGTCGACTTGGAAATTGGACTAAACTGCTGGGTATATGATTAGAGATATTGCACAATGGTTTCTATTAAGAAAGTTGATGTTTTAACtgtttattttctcctattatataataatataaggtTTAACTCATTTGACAGCGGCTATTGGGGAAGAGTGTTATATTTATTACTGGCACGGATGAACATGGGGAGAAAATTGCAACTGCTGCCATGGCTCAGGGTTCCACCCCTCCTGACCATTGCAATCTCATATCTCGATCTTACAAGACGCTTTGGAAAGATGTAATTTAATCCTTAGTTTTTCCCTGGAATTTAgtcatgttttgtttttgtttaatttgttggaTATTCGTATTAATGCATTTTGGTTTACATTTTTCGTGATATTCTTTTGTTATTGCTTGGCTGCAGTTAGATATTTCTTACGACAAGTTCATTAGAACAACTGATAGCAAGCATGAAGCAATTGTGAAGGAATTTTATTCAAGAGTGCTTGCCAATGGTGACATCTACCGAGCTGATTATGATGGACTTTATTGTGTAAACTGTGAGGAATATAAGGTGATTGTTTGAACTTGGAAGTTGTAGCTCTGGTACTGGccatattttatgtttaatttatataagttttttattttgaagggtcTGAGTGTGTCCTGTGAACTGCAAGCAATCTTTCTGTTTAGCATCCTTTAATAGGAAGGAAATAGAGAACTTTCTCCGATCATTTGAAACTTTTGATTGAGATAGTTTACTTACTAAGATTTACCATCTTagttttatgattttactttaaaaatgtATTGCTATCTGATGCAGGATGAGAAGGAACTTCTTGATAATAATTGTTGTCCAGTTCACCTAAAGCCTTGTGTTTCAAGGAAAGAGGACAATTACTTTTTTGCACTGTCAAAATATCAGAAGGCATTGGAGGATACTCTTTATAGAAATCCGAATTTTGTGCAGCCATCTTTCCGTTTAAATGAGGTAAGGCAATGGAGAGTTCCCTTTTCtctttgtattataaaatatgaactCCCTGTCTGTTTGTTACTTTTTTAGTATGCTGCACTTTGTGTTGGctgtattcaattttattttcagaacataTTTACTACATTCATTTGAGAAGAATCAGAATGGAAACTTATATGATTTTAAGATTTGCATTAATAGAAAGGACCAGTGATGACGTACTTgaactattttttacatttctctAGTCTTGGAGCTTGAGTTTTTAACATGCCCGGCCGATTAACACTCTGAAGTCCTACCATAATGTGGCCAAACAATTAGAATCTTAATATTCTACAgccatttaaaattatatttatatttctataGTCACGTGACCTTTTACATATATGTTTAAAAGGTCACGCGACTATATAGTACAGTTAAGTGATTTTGTGATCATGAATCTTATTGGATGTAAAAGATTataacaaatatcattaattatagTTAGGAATGATGGTTGGATCTATATCTAATGGATACTCACAAAAATTAGCCATAAAATGGTTTGTGGGTCCAAGCCCAAGTAACCCACAAAAAATTGCAATGAGCATGGGTTTGGGTAGTGGGTACTATAGTACCCTACCTTTATCACttgtacacacacacacacaattaaACTCTGATCCAGATATTTGATAATTGATATGTTAATTGGATGTAAATTTGATGACATATTGCTAAAGAAAATGCAAATACCAAGGTGTTTGATTTGTCTTGTTTCAAATACAACCCCACCCTTCATGCTGGCCTACATGCTTCCCCATAGATAGTGGGATAATGCTTTATGGCAGGTTCATGTATGAGATATAGGTATCTAATGGACTGCATATTATCTCTTTTGGGAGAACTTAAAATGGATTTTCTTGTTAATGTATTGTGCTTTAAATTAACTTCTTCTACAAGCTTCAAGGTTCAAAGTTGGATCAAAAGTGGCTTGAGGGACTTTTCCATTTCCCGAGCATCAGTTGAGTGGGGCATTCCTGTTCCTGATGACAAGACCCAGACTATATATGTATGGTTTGATGCTTTACTAGGGTAAGGATATGTATTTTATAGCTTGTGCGTGCTTCTCTAGTTTCCCTTGACTCTATTCTATAATCTTATAGTTCCTGTCTATCATAATCAATGACTATCAGTTTGTTTATTGTTCGAAATACATTGCTAAATGCATGAAAGTTCAAATTATGCATGATCATTTGTAcagaaaaatgataaagaagAGTTTGGACTTCTGCTATTCTgctgaatatttttaattaaatgagttGCTAATTACCTTCCTAAACTTTTATtgaatatcttttcttttattcttttcaatTTGCAGCTATATATCAGCACTATCTGATGATCAGGAACAACCTGATTTACTTAAAACTGTTTCTTCAGGTTGGCCAGCTTCACTGCACTTGATTGGTAAGGTATGCCACcggttttcctatttttttagtaaacttAATTTACTGAAAACCATTTTTTATCTACTTATAACAAGTTCATTGTTTATAACCATTAATTGTGAGGATCCTTTACATAAAAGTCCCAATGTTTCATTGTTTCACCCTAACCTTTCCTTCTATTCATCCTTCactaatttgtttgtttgtgtgtgAGAGAGGCTGCACAAATTGTTCCAACTTACACGGGGTTGTCTTACGATGAGATGCTTCTTTTCTGCATGGTTTATCTCCTTGGAATCAAATAGAATCATAAAACTGGAAACTTTTGATTTATG comes from Glycine soja cultivar W05 chromosome 20, ASM419377v2, whole genome shotgun sequence and encodes:
- the LOC114403359 gene encoding methionine--tRNA ligase, chloroplastic/mitochondrial-like — its product is MAVRINSSIQNTLCLLNPPLFSLRYRASSLKLKPQLHFRQNPSRGALFCTCATTDITPQSTEHFVLTTPLYYVNAPPHMGSAYTTIAADAIARFQRLLGKSVIFITGTDEHGEKIATAAMAQGSTPPDHCNLISRSYKTLWKDLDISYDKFIRTTDSKHEAIVKEFYSRVLANGDIYRADYDGLYCVNCEEYKDEKELLDNNCCPVHLKPCVSRKEDNYFFALSKYQKALEDTLYRNPNFVQPSFRLNEVQSWIKSGLRDFSISRASVEWGIPVPDDKTQTIYVWFDALLGYISALSDDQEQPDLLKTVSSGWPASLHLIGKDILRFHAVYWPAMLMSAGLSLPKMVFGHGFLTKDGMKMGKSLGNILEPNDLVNKFGTDAVRYFFLREVEFGNDGDYSEERFINIVNAHLANTIGNLLNRTLGLLKKNCQSILVVDSTTAAEGNEFKDNVEKLVDKAHIHYENLSLSSACEAVLEIGNVGNLYMDQRAPWSLFKQGGTAAEAAAKDLVIILETVRIIAIALFPVTPSLSWRIYAQLGYSRDQFDAATWRDTKWGGLKGGQVMAQPKPVFARIENQTEVEDKGVAVRKTKKSKAKPKQPQEVAGA